One genomic window of Aethina tumida isolate Nest 87 chromosome 3, icAetTumi1.1, whole genome shotgun sequence includes the following:
- the LOC109608589 gene encoding uncharacterized protein LOC109608589 isoform X3 codes for MLLQSGSEPGPKSGPGPEESRNPTPDSDSTRTHMLDYAPAPGWTVHVTKEGRLYYCNHVTRTASWLPPAEAWKCGDESLPYGWERALDDSGRTYYINHVNKTTTYESPVVKNLEPLPKPEPRVVTLERSPALGFGFVAGSEKPVIVRFVTEGGPSVDKLLPGDQILTVNGEDVKTAPREHVISLVRACTKTVRLVVCQPPEQQGARKSTLLSASKRARLRSKPSRVRFAESVCVNGAPLFPPSAFSLGDLCVPPMANVLKVFLENGQTKSFKYDAWTTVQDVVTSLETKLCLQATEHFSLVVEHIKSLKRNKLTLLDPSDSLARIASRPGAHKLRCLFRVAFVPSSAAALAQKDLNALDYLYTQCCNDVIQERFAPELQYDTALMLASLHIHQHALANNLPAAKITVKSIERDFGLERFVPASLLENMKRKEVRKLIGHFLKLHSNMAGPGKQLTSLQTKLHYLDIVSQLPSYGAKCFSAGPKGDAMERVILVSPKFGISQITGTRNSVFQPVPIANIEDMRRIEVKSDDEISRTVLIKLQKDKMVSVSLEERDASELVLVLRGYFNLATGQNLPVDQEEEAPMEDLAPPFLSQHKVVPEKWSYINQNNVKSICFAMHPVYQGINKKTNGLYNTMGRQSKPPLILGYSLDSNMNNSLSNRNHQIKPEFSSFDNTSYDLQSVVSMEILESGVVETRNDEVLRRIQEMQQLVENSEKYLTEQQNLDRLNSLSEWQETSVDIESDTDSVLADDAPGKLKHSDSLLLLTKGHAQEPAPKPMFTNAAIELLRSETVQSESDNDSIYTPGNSPKHKLPSNGIDKSNRISFGLRSPDNTADKDQDFQAYLQQLKQMKNKDTGDMDSLNDIYVFDPDLIDLTNIPPPGTPNELDCALPTPINVPPSSFADSIEKLNKLGVLNEDEDLETFLASVTVPPPTQKVTPAVELTPEEIMAYIIPPPPDRDSFENLTIKDDEKDQLSEQSHNEMCNGVKKRESVVSTRTNVIEYATVDRKGAFSCCAKNKPEKLIKCEAPIQPLPRRSSDETPPERPPKMIPEERQRSQSLSTRANSNADYPPKLPPRGDCAPPHLFLPPKKPPLPPVPPLEVLRQMKNIQQSKPVSETRTASIGSPHLQRNRNMSNDLDNTYHLSEDNRLCLKAATAVSTPTSPHLEVLI; via the exons cCACGTGACGCGCACAGCTAGCTGGTTGCCGCCAGCGGAGGCTTGGAAATGCGGCGACGAGTCCCTGCCCTACGGGTGGGAGCGGGCCCTCGACGATTCTGGCAGAACCTACTACATCAA TCATGTGAACAAAACGACAACGTACGAATCGCCGGTAGTGAAAAATTTAGAGCCGCTTCCGAAGCCGGAACCACGGGTGGTCACGTTGGAGAGGTCGCCCGCTTTGGGCTTTGGATTTGTTGCTGGATCCGAAAAACCAGTCATCGTGCGGTTCGTCACCGAAGGTGGACCATCCGTCGACAAG CTGCTTCCGGGCGATCAAATCCTGACGGTGAACGGGGAGGACGTGAAAACGGCACCGAGAGAGCACGTGATCTCGTTGGTGAGAGCCTGCACCAAAACGGTTCGTCTCGTGGTTTGTCAGCCGCCGGAGCAACAGGGCGCCAGGAAATCCACCCTCTTGTCCGCCAGCAAACGGGCCCGGTTACGCAGCAAACCTTCCCGGGTCCGATTCGCCGAGAGCGTCTGTGTCAACGGAGCACCGCTGTTTCCC CCTTCGGCGTTTTCGCTGGGTGATTTATGCGTGCCCCCGATGGCGAACGTACTGAAGGTGTTTCTGGAGAACGGCCAAACCAAGTCTTTCAAGTATGATGCATGGACGACTGTTCAGGACGTCGTTACCTCGCTGGAGACGAAACTTTGTTTGCAGGCGACCGAACATTTCAGTCTGGTTGTTGAGCACATCAAGTCGCTCAAAAGGAACAAGCTCACGTTGCTGGATCCGTCCGATAGTTTGGCCAGG ATCGCGTCACGTCCGGGCGCCCATAAACTGAGGTGTTTGTTCAGAGTGGCGTTCGTGCCGTCGTCGGCCGCCGCCCTCGCCCAAAAGGACTTGAACGCGCTGGATTACCTGTACACGCAATGCTGCAACGACGTAATCCAGGAGAGGTTCGCACCGGAATTGCAGTACGACACGGCGTTGATGCTGGCCTCTTTGCATATCCATCAGCACGCCTTAGCTAACAATTTGCCTGCGGCTAAAATTACCGTCAAAAGTATAGA GAGGGATTTCGGCTTGGAACGTTTCGTACCCGCATCGCTTTTAGAAAACATGAAGCGTAAGGAAGTGAGAAAACTTATCGGTCATTTCTTGAAATTGCATTCGAACATGGCCGGGCCGGGAAAACAACTTACTTCACTTCAAACTAAACTTCATTATTTAGATATTGTTAGCCAACTTCCCAGTTACGGAGCCAAGTGTTTTTCTGCCGGGCCCAAGGGAGATGCGATGGAAAGAGTCATACTTGTTAGTCCCAAATTTGGAATTAGCCAGATCACCGGCACTAGGAATTCAgtg TTCCAGCCTGTTCCGATTGCTAATATTGAAGACATGCGTAGGATTGAAGTAAAAAGCGATGATGAAATCAGTCGGACTGTGttaataaaacttcaaaaggATAAAATGGTTTCCGTATCGCTTGAAGAACGAGACGCAAGTGAATTGGTTTTAGTCCTAAGAGGCTACTTCAATTTAGCTACTGGTCAAAACTTGCCAGTAGATCAAGAGGAGGAAGCACCGATGGAAGATTTGGCACCACCATTTTTATCGCAGCATAAAGTGGTGCCAGAAAAATGGAGCTATATCaatcaaaataatgtaaagtCGATTTGTTTTGCCATGCATCCAGTTTACCAAggtataaataagaaaactaaTGGATTGTATAATACCATGGGGAGACAAAGTAAACCACCACTTATTCTTGGATATAGTTTAGATAGCAACATGAATAATTCGTTATCTAATCGCAACCATCAAATCAAACCCGAATTCAGCAGTTTCGATAACACCTCCTACGATTTACAAAGCGTCGTATCTATGGAAATCCTTGAAAGCGGCGTCGTCGAAACCAGAAACGACGAAGTCTTACGTCGAATCCAAGAAATGCAACAGTTGGTggaaaattcagaaaaataccTAACGGAACAACAAAACTTAGACAGATTGAACTCCCTGTCCGAATGGCAAGAAACAAGCGTGGACATAGAAAGTGATACGGACAGTGTTCTGGCGGACGACGCGCCAGGAAAACTGAAACACAGCGACTCATTACTATTGTTAACCAAAGGACACGCCCAAGAACCCGCACCGAAGCCAATGTTCACTAATGCCGCGATCGAATTACTACGATCTGAAACCGTTCAATCTGAAAGCGATAACGATTCAATTTATACACCGGGCAACTCCCCAAAACACAAGTTACCCAGCAACGGAATAGACAAATCAAATCGAATTAGTTTCGGACTACGCAGTCCCGACAACACTGCCGATAAGGATCAGGATTTCCAGGCGTATTTGCAACAGCTGAAACAGATGAAGAACAAAGACACCGGTGATATGGATTCGTTGAACGATATATACGTCTTCGACCCGGACTTAATAGACTTGACAAACATACCTCCACCCGGAACTCCCAATGAACTCGATTGTGCCTTACCGACGCCAATAAACGTGCCGCCGAGTTCGTTCGCCGATTCTATTGAAAAGTTGAACAAACTCGGGGTGTTAAATGAGGACGAGGATTTAGAAACGTTTTTAGCCAGCGTTACAGTACCGCCTCCCACTCAAAAGGTCACTCCCGCTGTCGAATTGACTCCTGAGGAGATTATGGCGTATATCATCCCTCCACCACCAGATCGTGATAGTTTCGAGAATTTGACAATAAAAGACGATGAGAAAGATCAACTAAGCGAACAAAGTCATAACGAAATGTGCAATGGTGTTAAAAAAAGAGAAAGTGTTGTCAGTACAAGAACGAATGTTATAGAATATGCGACTGTAGATAGGAAGGGTGCCTTTTCGTGCTGTGCCAAAAATAAGCccgaaaaattgattaaatgtgAGGCACCCATTCAACCTTTACCACGACGAAGTTCTGACGAAACACCTCCAGAAAGACCACCCAAAATGATTCCGGAAGAACGCCAAAGATCTCAATCTTTATCCACCAGAGCGAATTCTAATGCTGATTATCCACCTAAACTACCCCCTAGAGGCGACTGTGCACCACCCCATCTGTTTCTACCACCAAAGAAACCACCTCTACCTCCAGTTCCCCCATTGGAAGTACTAAGACAGATGAAGAACATCCAGCAGTCAAAACCAGTATCCGAAACTCGGACAGCTAGTATAGGTTCTCCACACCTGCAGAGGAATAGAAACATGTCAAATGACCTGGACAACACTTATCATTTAAGTGAGGATAATCGATTGTGTCTCAAGGCTGCGACAGCGGTGAGCACTCCAACGTCCCCGCATTTAG AGGTGCTCATCTAA